A genomic region of Entelurus aequoreus isolate RoL-2023_Sb linkage group LG19, RoL_Eaeq_v1.1, whole genome shotgun sequence contains the following coding sequences:
- the LOC133635467 gene encoding tyrosine-protein kinase JAK2-like yields MNRKSALDNVLMLYKSCLPKSHRHDIQKRNRLDRYRIKNTLKRFLKKLGNCSVDECSLKLKYLVELAGIVPTLGNEVYCVSAGSSHSNGTFTHLRVSGETGIQTSESSQPDGFLAWQAFCDFQDIVSISIKRISHEQVPQDSRMVTVCRHDDRCLEANFQSLREALSFVSLVDGYFRLTTDSSHYFCQDAAPESILEGIKNHCHGPITSEFAVDKLKKSGGKGGTFLLRQSPNIFDNFFLTVCIQTSLGLDYKDCLIIRNDCYRLPGVRQSFSSLRELTSFYQQHKLLLDNIPAKLVHCCPPRPKEFTNLIVIRNSISVEAQGSQTPERKKCSHIQFHMIKYEDLKWGESLGQGSFTRVFKGSKTDIRDGEKHVTDVLLKELHGVHKNCWESFFEAASIMSQISHKHLLLVYGISVHGTKNIMVQEFVKYGALDLYLKRGRAVSVSWKLDVAKQLACALNFLEEKNIVHGNICAKNLLLAREGDSSSPFVKLSDPGISVAMISRDVILDRIPWVAPEVLEAPDNLTLECDKWSFGATVWEIFNGGNAPLHDWDLQQKQLFYKDFQQLAPSQWTELAELISQCMNYKAAFRPSCRSLIRDLNGLITSDYVILHATEPVTLSPVCQTSSSSLHNQTLFEERHLRFISLLGKGNFGSVELCRYDPLGDDTGEMVAVKKLQPNKHSTLEDFRKEIRTLSMLNCDYVVKYRGVCYSTGRLDMSLVMEYLPHGSLIGYLQNNRPNFNIRRMLLFASQICKGMAYLQTLRYVHRDLASRNILVASESLVKIADFGLTKIVPLDKEYYRVTQPGVSPVFWYAPESINESRFSQKSDVWSFGVVLHELFSYCDTNSTPQKLCMQELGNNVHGPSISMHLLNIFKNNWRLPPPHNCPPKVYSLMSQCWAYNFEERPCFSFLEDQFESMMQKGRETLTS; encoded by the exons AAACACCCTCAAGCGTTTTCTAAAGAAACTTGGAAACTGCTCCGTGGACGAGTGCAGCTTGAAACTGAAATACCTGGTTGAACTGGCTGGCATCGTTCCAACCTTAGGGAATGAAGTCTACTGTGTGAGCGCTGGTTCTTCCCATTCCAATGGAACGTTCACTCACTTGAGGGTCAGCGGGGAAACTGGCATTCAAACTAGTGAAAGTTCTCAGCCTGATGGCTTCCTG GCGTGGCAAGCCTTCTGTGATTTCCAGGACATTGTTTCCATCAGCATCAAGAGAATATCCCATGAGCAGGTTCCCCAAGACAGCAGGATGGTGACCGTTTGTCGTCATGACGACCGATGCCTG GAAGCCAACTTTCAAAGTCTTAGAGAAGCGCTATCATTTGTGTCGCTTGTTGATGGTTACTTCAGATTGACCACAGATTCCAGCCACTACTTCTGCCAGGACGCAGCCCCTGAAAGTATTCTGGAAGGTATCAAAAATCATTGCCATGGCCCAATCAC GTCAGAGTTTGCAGTCGAcaagttgaaaaaatccggaggtaaAGGTGGAACATTCCTACTCCGGCAGAGTCCCAACATCTTTGATAACTTCTTCCTCACAGTCTGTATTCAG ACATCCCTTGGACTCGATTATAAAGACTGTCTCATCATTAGGAACGACTGTTACCGTCTTCCTGGTGTTCGGCAGTCCTTTTCCAGTTTGAGAGAGCTCACCAGTTTTTACCAACAACACAAACTGCTGCTGGATAATATTCCAGCTAAACTCGTCCATTGCTGTCCACCACGACCTAAAG AGTTTACGAACCTCATCGTCATACGCAACAGCATCTCTGTAGAGGCTCAAGGGTCCCAAACacctgagagaaaaaaatgtagtCATATTCAGTTCCACATGATCAAGTACGAAGACCTAAAATGG GGTGAAAGCCTTGGACAGGGATCCTTTACTCGAGTTTTTAAAGGCTCCAAAACAGACATTCGTGACGGGGAGAAACATGTGACGGATGTTTTACTGAAAGAACTTCATGGGGTTCACAAGAACTGCTGGGAA TCATTTTTTGAAGCAGCCAGCATAATGAGTCAAATCTCTCACAAGCACCTGCTCTTGGTTTATGGCATCAGTGTCCATGGAACAAAAA ACATAATGGTCCAAGAGTTTGTAAAGTATGGGGCCCTTGACCTTTACCTAAAGAGGGGGAGAGCTGTGTCTGTGAGCTGGAAACTtgatgtggccaaacagcttgcATGCGCTCTCAACTTCCTG GAAGAGAAGAACATTGTACATGGAAATATCTGTGCAAAAAACTTGCTACTGGCCAGAGAAGGAGACAGCAGCTCTCCTTTCGTCAAGCTTAGCGACCCTGGTATCAGCGTTGCAATGATAAGCAGAGATG TAATCCTGGACAGAATTCCCTGGGTGGCACCTGAGGTACTGGAGGCCCCAGACAACCTGACCCTGGAGTGTGATAAGTGGAGCTTTGGTGCCACTGTGTGGGAAATCTTTAACGGTGGCAATGCTCCGCTGCATGACTGGGACCTTCAACAG AAGCAGCTGTTTTATAAGGACTTCCAGCAGCTGGCGCCGTCTCAATGGACAGAACTGGCTGAGCTGATCAGCCAGTGTATGAATTACAAGGCAGCTTTCAGACCTTCATGTCGCAGTCTCATCCGTGACCTCAACGGTCTCATCACGTCAG ACTATGTCATACTTCACGCCACTGAGCCCGTCACATTGAGTCCAGTGTGTCAAACTTCCAGCTCATCCCTGCATAACCAGACATTATTTGAGGAGCGGCATCTACGTTTCATTTCACTACTGGGAAAG GGAAACTTCGGGAGTGTTGAGCTGTGTCGTTACGACCCACTGGGAGATGACACAGGTGAGATGGTTGCTGTGAAGAAGCTGCAGCCCAATAAGCATTCAACCCTGGAAGACTTTCGCAAGGAGATCAGAACCCTAAGCATGTTGAACTGCGACTATGTGGTCAAGTACAGAGGAGTCTGCTACAGCACGG GTCGGCTCGATATGAGCTTGGTAATGGAATACTTACCCCATGGAAGTCTTATTGGGTATCTACAAAACAACAGACCCAACTTCAACATCAGGCGCATGTTACTTTTCGCATCACAGATATGTAAG GGCATGGCGTACCTGCAGACATTACGTTATGTGCACCGAGACCTGGCATCTAGGAACATCCTGGTGGCAAGTGAGTCATTGGTGAAAATTGCGGATTTTGGACTGACCAAGATTGTTCCTTTGGACAAGGAGTACTACAGAGTCACACAGCCTGGAGTGAGCCCTGTCTTCTG GTATGCCCCAGAGTCCATCAATGAGTCCAGATTCTCCCAAAAGTCTGATGTCTGGAGTTTTGGAGTGGTTCTTCATGAGCTCTTTTCCTACTGCGATACAAACTCCACTCCCCAAAAA CTGTGTATGCAGGAGCTTGGAAATAATGTGCACGGACCATCCATTTCAATGCATCTTCTAAATATCTTCAAGAATAACTGGAGGTTGCCTCCTCCTCATAACTGCCCACCAAAG GTCTACAGTTTGATGAGTCAGTGCTGGGCTTACAACTTTGAGGAGAGGCCATGTTTCTCCTTCCTGGAGGATCAATTTGAAAGCATGATGCAAAAAGGGAGGGAAACCCTGACAAGCTAA